A window of the Mesorhizobium opportunistum WSM2075 genome harbors these coding sequences:
- a CDS encoding DUF4241 domain-containing protein, translated as MSGWPDTLRRWFRRGRVWLFYDRPLVASPADWDASEVSSNLGVFALSEAEMAERKITATTIGELELPTGEIVACDPLITGLGRPAFSRKVKPGRYPVMLLQAQGRIAAAVLRFGTGLPVSWELATFARDRPPVYESEFLEFIVDDAVASFMDKSLLTLMTDQEELDDYLADVAWSLDRFGMDSPMEGNPLNVAMFDTGFGDGGYKSFWGLDATGEPLVLMTDFEVLENADGREGDRAS; from the coding sequence ATGAGCGGCTGGCCGGATACACTACGCCGATGGTTTCGGCGTGGACGCGTCTGGCTTTTCTACGATCGGCCTCTGGTCGCTTCGCCCGCCGATTGGGACGCCTCCGAGGTCAGCAGCAATCTCGGCGTCTTCGCCCTGAGCGAAGCCGAGATGGCGGAGCGGAAGATCACCGCCACCACAATCGGTGAGCTTGAGCTGCCGACCGGCGAAATCGTCGCCTGCGATCCGCTGATCACCGGACTAGGACGGCCTGCGTTCAGCCGCAAGGTGAAGCCAGGACGCTACCCAGTCATGCTGCTTCAGGCGCAGGGCCGCATTGCCGCGGCAGTCTTGCGATTTGGTACCGGCTTGCCGGTGAGCTGGGAATTGGCCACCTTCGCTCGCGATCGCCCACCGGTTTATGAGTCGGAATTTCTTGAATTTATCGTGGATGACGCTGTCGCGTCGTTCATGGACAAGTCGCTCCTGACGTTGATGACCGACCAGGAAGAACTTGACGACTATCTTGCTGATGTTGCGTGGTCTCTCGACAGGTTTGGCATGGATAGTCCGATGGAAGGAAACCCGCTCAACGTCGCTATGTTCGATACTGGTTTCGGTGACGGCGGGTATAAGTCCTTCTGGGGATTGGACGCCACTGGCGAACCACTGGTCTTGATGACCGATTTCGAGGTGCTGGAGAACGCCGACGGCCGAGAAGGTGATCGGGCTAGCTGA
- a CDS encoding SDR family oxidoreductase, which yields MSEAQKVLLVTGGSRGIGAAICRLGSKAGYRVAVNYATNRNAADALVAQIRAAGGEAFPVKGNVGVESDVVAMFGAVDRAYGRLDAFVNNAGIVDLKARVDEMYVARLERMMRVNVVGAFLCAREAVKRMSTRYGGSGGAIVNISSAAATLGSPGEYVDYAASKGAVDTLTIGLAREVALEGIRVNAVRPGIIDTEIHASGGQPDRVERFRDMLPMKRAGTADEVAGAVLYLLSDAASYTTGAILNVSGGR from the coding sequence ATGAGTGAGGCGCAAAAGGTGCTGCTGGTTACCGGCGGCAGCCGTGGCATCGGCGCCGCGATCTGCCGGCTCGGGTCCAAGGCCGGTTACCGCGTCGCGGTCAATTACGCCACGAACCGGAATGCCGCCGACGCGCTCGTTGCCCAGATCAGGGCCGCCGGCGGAGAAGCGTTTCCGGTCAAGGGCAATGTCGGCGTGGAGTCCGATGTCGTGGCCATGTTCGGTGCCGTCGACCGCGCCTATGGCCGGCTCGATGCCTTCGTCAACAATGCCGGCATCGTCGATCTCAAGGCGCGGGTCGACGAGATGTATGTCGCGCGGCTGGAACGCATGATGCGCGTCAATGTCGTCGGTGCGTTCCTGTGCGCCCGCGAGGCGGTGAAGCGCATGTCGACCCGCTATGGCGGTTCGGGTGGCGCCATCGTCAACATCTCGTCGGCGGCCGCGACTTTGGGCTCGCCCGGCGAATATGTCGACTATGCCGCCTCCAAGGGTGCCGTCGACACGCTCACCATCGGGCTCGCCCGCGAGGTGGCGCTGGAAGGCATTCGTGTTAACGCGGTGCGGCCCGGTATTATCGACACCGAAATCCACGCCTCCGGCGGGCAGCCGGACCGGGTGGAACGGTTCCGCGACATGCTGCCGATGAAAAGAGCCGGCACGGCGGATGAAGTCGCGGGCGCGGTCCTCTATCTCTTGTCCGACGCCGCGTCCTATACGACGGGCGCGATCCTGAATGTCAGCGGCGGCCGTTGA
- the lpdA gene encoding dihydrolipoyl dehydrogenase, which translates to MAYDVVIIGSGPGGYVCAIKAAQLGLKVAVVEKNATFGGTCLNIGCIPSKALLHASEMFAEAGHSFDTLGVEIPAPKLNLKKMMAHKDTTVTSNVNGVAFLFKKNKIDSFRGTGKVVAAGKVSVTGEDGKVEEIETANLVIATGSDVAGIPGVKVDFDEKVIVSSTGALSLAKVPDHLVVVGGGVIGLELGSVWARLGAKVTVVEFLDTILGGMDGEVSKQFQRLLSKQGFEFKLGAKVTGVAKAKKGVSVTFEPVKGGAAETIDADVVLIATGRRAYSDTLGLKEAGVEADERGRVKTDGHLRTNVPGIYAIGDVIAGPMLAHKAEDEGVAVAETIAGQAGHVNYDVIPSVVYTSPEIASVGKTEEELKKAGIDYKAGKFPFTANGRARAMLHTDGFVKILADKTSDRVLGVHIVGFGAGEMIHEAAVLMEFGGSSEDLARTCHAHPTMSEAVKEAALATFFKPIHI; encoded by the coding sequence ATGGCTTATGACGTCGTAATCATCGGATCGGGACCGGGCGGCTATGTCTGCGCCATCAAGGCGGCGCAGCTTGGGCTGAAGGTCGCGGTGGTCGAGAAGAACGCGACCTTCGGCGGCACCTGCCTCAACATCGGCTGCATCCCGTCCAAGGCGCTGCTCCATGCCTCCGAAATGTTCGCCGAGGCCGGCCATTCCTTCGATACGCTGGGCGTCGAGATACCGGCGCCGAAGCTCAACCTGAAGAAGATGATGGCGCACAAGGACACCACGGTTACGTCCAACGTCAACGGCGTCGCCTTCCTGTTCAAGAAGAACAAGATCGATAGTTTCCGCGGCACCGGCAAGGTAGTCGCGGCCGGCAAGGTCTCGGTGACCGGCGAGGACGGCAAGGTCGAGGAGATCGAGACGGCGAACCTCGTCATCGCCACAGGTTCGGACGTCGCCGGCATTCCCGGGGTCAAGGTCGACTTCGACGAAAAGGTCATCGTGTCGTCGACCGGCGCGCTGTCGCTGGCGAAGGTTCCCGACCATCTGGTGGTGGTCGGCGGCGGCGTCATCGGGCTCGAGCTCGGCTCGGTCTGGGCGCGGCTCGGCGCCAAGGTCACCGTGGTCGAGTTCCTCGACACCATCCTGGGCGGCATGGACGGCGAGGTCTCCAAGCAGTTCCAGCGCCTGCTCTCCAAGCAAGGCTTCGAGTTCAAGCTCGGCGCCAAGGTCACCGGCGTCGCCAAGGCAAAGAAGGGCGTCAGCGTCACCTTCGAGCCGGTCAAGGGCGGCGCTGCCGAGACGATCGATGCCGACGTGGTGCTGATCGCCACGGGCCGCCGCGCCTATTCCGACACGCTCGGCCTGAAGGAAGCGGGTGTCGAGGCCGACGAGCGCGGCCGGGTCAAGACCGACGGTCATCTCAGGACCAATGTGCCCGGCATCTACGCCATCGGCGACGTCATCGCCGGGCCGATGCTGGCGCACAAGGCCGAGGACGAGGGCGTGGCGGTGGCCGAGACCATTGCCGGGCAGGCCGGCCATGTGAACTACGACGTCATCCCGAGCGTCGTCTACACCAGCCCGGAAATCGCCTCGGTCGGCAAGACCGAGGAAGAGCTGAAGAAGGCCGGCATCGACTACAAGGCCGGCAAATTCCCGTTCACCGCCAACGGCCGGGCACGCGCCATGCTGCACACCGACGGTTTCGTGAAGATCCTTGCCGACAAGACGAGCGACCGCGTGCTTGGCGTTCATATCGTCGGCTTCGGCGCCGGTGAGATGATCCACGAGGCGGCGGTGCTAATGGAGTTCGGCGGCTCGTCGGAAGACCTCGCCCGCACCTGCCATGCGCATCCGACGATGTCGGAAGCGGTCAAGGAAGCGGCGCTGGCGACGTTCTTCAAGCCGATCCACATTTAA
- a CDS encoding DUF2867 domain-containing protein: MTITAQTFPDPEGDLAGAQFADRYVLTTDGLALTAIGAAERVLGRTPRWVDRLTRLRNLAVKPFGLKTGAEPDAPPETRIGIFPLISQAHGRVVLGLDDRHLDFRILVEVNDLGAGRQEVAASTIVKTHNLFGRTYLAIIMPFHRMIVPAMLAQVLIK; the protein is encoded by the coding sequence ATGACGATCACTGCACAGACTTTTCCCGATCCCGAAGGCGATCTTGCCGGCGCTCAGTTCGCCGACCGATACGTGCTGACAACCGATGGCCTTGCCCTGACCGCCATTGGCGCGGCCGAACGCGTCCTGGGGCGGACACCGCGATGGGTCGACCGGCTTACGCGGCTACGCAACCTCGCCGTCAAGCCATTTGGGCTGAAAACGGGGGCGGAGCCCGACGCACCGCCGGAAACCAGGATCGGCATATTTCCGCTCATCAGCCAGGCACATGGCAGGGTCGTCCTTGGCCTGGACGACCGGCATCTCGATTTCCGCATCCTGGTGGAGGTGAACGACCTCGGCGCGGGCCGGCAGGAGGTGGCGGCGTCGACGATCGTGAAGACGCACAATCTGTTTGGGCGGACGTATCTCGCCATCATCATGCCGTTCCACCGCATGATCGTTCCGGCGATGCTGGCTCAGGTCTTGATCAAATAG
- a CDS encoding TraB/GumN family protein gives MKRVIAIADRAAHVSLKLLVALNILFFLSFLAVLLFAAGRAHAEIPTCTGADMVSALQKNDPAAYQKIEAEATATPNGKGLLWKLEKPGEQPSFLFGTMHMTDPRVTTLPPAAQKAFDAAGTIIIETTDVLDKQKMMTAMLKEPDLMMFTDSTTLSSLLKPDEAAAMNAALDARGIPPATVAKMKPWMLSAMMALPACELARQSGGAPVLDVKLAESAKAAGKPVEGLETAESQLRAMASLPLAFHMKGLVDTLKLGDKVNDINETMIVLYQRGDTGMFWPLFRAAMPEEQNDASGYAAFEETMITSRNKVMVDHAEPILAKGNAFMAVGALHLPGPQGLVEDFRKAGYTVTAVGL, from the coding sequence ATGAAACGCGTCATCGCCATCGCCGACCGCGCAGCGCACGTCTCGCTGAAACTGCTCGTCGCGCTCAACATCCTGTTTTTCCTGTCGTTCCTCGCCGTCCTGCTGTTCGCGGCCGGCAGGGCGCATGCCGAGATCCCGACTTGCACCGGCGCCGACATGGTGTCGGCCCTGCAGAAGAATGACCCGGCCGCCTACCAGAAGATCGAGGCCGAAGCCACCGCGACGCCGAACGGCAAGGGCCTGCTGTGGAAGCTCGAGAAGCCGGGCGAACAGCCATCCTTCCTGTTCGGCACCATGCACATGACCGATCCGCGCGTCACCACGCTGCCGCCGGCCGCACAGAAGGCTTTTGACGCCGCCGGCACCATCATTATCGAGACCACCGACGTGCTCGACAAGCAGAAGATGATGACGGCGATGCTGAAGGAGCCGGACCTGATGATGTTCACGGACTCCACGACGCTGTCGTCCCTGCTGAAGCCGGACGAAGCGGCCGCCATGAACGCCGCGCTCGACGCACGCGGCATCCCGCCGGCCACCGTCGCCAAGATGAAGCCGTGGATGCTGTCGGCCATGATGGCGCTTCCGGCTTGCGAGCTCGCCCGCCAGTCCGGCGGCGCGCCGGTGCTCGACGTCAAGCTGGCCGAAAGCGCCAAGGCTGCCGGCAAGCCGGTGGAGGGATTGGAAACGGCCGAGAGCCAATTGCGCGCCATGGCTTCCTTGCCGCTCGCCTTTCACATGAAAGGCCTGGTCGACACGCTGAAGCTGGGCGACAAGGTCAACGACATCAACGAAACCATGATCGTGCTCTATCAGCGTGGCGACACCGGCATGTTCTGGCCGCTGTTCCGCGCCGCCATGCCGGAGGAGCAGAACGACGCCTCAGGCTATGCCGCCTTCGAGGAAACCATGATCACCAGCCGCAACAAGGTGATGGTCGACCACGCCGAGCCGATCCTGGCCAAGGGCAATGCGTTCATGGCGGTCGGCGCCCTGCATCTCCCCGGTCCGCAGGGACTGGTCGAGGATTTCCGCAAAGCTGGCTATACCGTCACTGCCGTGGGGCTTTAA
- a CDS encoding tyrosine recombinase XerC: MQEFLIPAKPDLQAAREGWLKMLARERRLSPETVEAYERDTRQFLHFLTGHCGGSPGISDIANLRPADLRGFLAARRNAGAGARTLGRGLAGIRSLLRFLERRGLANAAGAAALRAPRQPKSLPKPLTASDAKHVVSVEGQLAEEPWIAARNAAVLTLLYGSGLRISEALGLAGADLASEADTVLRVTGKGGKTRLVPVLPVALRAIAEYRRLCPHHLDPKGLLFRGARGGPLNPAIIQRDMAKLRSALNLPDTATPHALRHSFATHLLGRGGDLRTIQELLGHASLSTTQIYTGVDTTRLLEIYESAHPRA, translated from the coding sequence ATGCAGGAATTCCTCATCCCGGCAAAACCCGATCTGCAGGCAGCACGCGAAGGCTGGCTGAAGATGCTCGCGCGAGAACGTCGGCTGTCACCCGAGACGGTGGAAGCCTATGAGCGCGACACCCGCCAGTTCCTGCATTTCCTCACCGGCCATTGCGGCGGATCGCCCGGCATTTCCGACATTGCCAATCTGCGCCCGGCCGACCTGCGCGGCTTTCTCGCCGCCCGCCGCAACGCCGGCGCCGGCGCCCGCACGCTTGGCCGGGGTCTCGCCGGCATCCGCTCGCTGCTGCGGTTCCTCGAACGGCGTGGCCTCGCCAATGCCGCCGGGGCGGCAGCCTTGCGTGCGCCGCGCCAGCCCAAATCCCTGCCCAAGCCGCTGACGGCAAGCGATGCCAAACATGTGGTGTCGGTGGAAGGCCAACTTGCCGAAGAACCTTGGATCGCCGCCCGCAACGCCGCCGTGCTGACGCTGCTCTATGGCTCCGGCCTGCGCATTTCGGAAGCGCTTGGCCTCGCCGGCGCCGATCTGGCGTCGGAAGCCGACACCGTGCTGCGTGTTACCGGCAAGGGCGGCAAGACACGGCTGGTGCCGGTGCTGCCGGTGGCGCTCAGGGCAATTGCCGAATACCGCCGGCTCTGCCCCCATCATCTCGACCCGAAGGGGCTGTTGTTTCGCGGTGCGCGCGGCGGCCCGCTCAACCCGGCCATCATCCAGCGCGACATGGCCAAGCTGCGCTCGGCGCTCAACCTGCCGGACACCGCGACGCCGCACGCGCTGCGCCATTCCTTCGCCACGCACCTGCTCGGCCGCGGCGGCGATTTGCGCACCATCCAGGAACTGCTCGGCCACGCCAGCCTGTCGACGACGCAGATCTACACCGGCGTCGACACGACGAGGCTGCTGGAAATCTACGAATCGGCGCACCCTAGGGCGTGA
- the rimM gene encoding ribosome maturation factor RimM (Essential for efficient processing of 16S rRNA) — MSKPQNPVQMAVIGAAHGIKGELRVKTFTGEPMALADYGPLYSRDGRAFQIIDIRPANTVVVVRFKGVTDRNTAEALAGTELFVDRSMLPDDGEEDEFYHADLIGLEVRDDTGAALGKVVAVHNFGGGDILDVTLGGRKGVLIPFTQAAVPQVSIAEGFVRIDPAAAGLVEDEDGEPPREEDFDPKGRPRGPRDAGGNR, encoded by the coding sequence ATGAGCAAGCCGCAAAACCCCGTCCAGATGGCCGTGATCGGCGCCGCCCATGGCATCAAGGGCGAACTCAGGGTGAAGACCTTCACCGGCGAGCCGATGGCGCTGGCCGACTATGGGCCGCTCTATTCCCGGGACGGCCGTGCCTTCCAGATCATCGACATCCGACCCGCCAACACGGTCGTCGTGGTACGTTTCAAGGGTGTCACCGACCGCAATACCGCCGAGGCGCTTGCGGGCACCGAACTGTTCGTCGACCGTTCGATGCTGCCCGACGACGGCGAGGAGGACGAATTCTACCATGCCGACCTGATCGGGCTGGAGGTCCGCGACGATACGGGTGCGGCGCTCGGCAAGGTGGTCGCGGTGCACAATTTCGGCGGCGGCGACATTCTCGATGTGACGCTGGGCGGCCGCAAGGGCGTGCTGATTCCGTTCACGCAGGCCGCCGTGCCGCAGGTGTCGATCGCCGAGGGTTTTGTCCGCATCGACCCGGCTGCGGCCGGGCTTGTCGAGGACGAGGATGGCGAGCCGCCGCGTGAAGAGGATTTCGACCCGAAGGGCCGGCCGCGCGGGCCGCGCGATGCCGGGGGCAACCGGTGA
- the trmD gene encoding tRNA (guanosine(37)-N1)-methyltransferase TrmD — protein MTFKASVLTLYPEMFPGALGLSLAGRALEAGTWSLEAIQIRDFATDRHRTVDDTPAGGGAGMVMRADVLARAIDHASPEGDLRPRLLMSPRGKPLTQARVRELAAGPGAVILCGRFEGVDQRVIDARELEEVSIGDFILSGGEPAALVLLDAVVRLLPGVMGNAVSGEEESFENGLLEHPHYTRPQEFEGREIPEVLISGNHKKIAAWRRAESEKLTKERRPDLFGDQPLLK, from the coding sequence GTGACGTTCAAGGCTTCGGTGCTGACGCTCTATCCCGAGATGTTCCCGGGCGCGCTCGGCCTGTCGCTGGCCGGGCGGGCGCTCGAGGCCGGCACCTGGTCGCTGGAAGCAATCCAGATCCGCGACTTCGCCACCGACAGGCATCGCACCGTCGACGACACGCCGGCCGGCGGCGGCGCCGGCATGGTGATGCGCGCCGATGTGCTCGCCAGGGCGATCGACCACGCCTCTCCTGAGGGCGATTTGCGTCCGCGCCTGCTGATGAGCCCACGCGGAAAGCCGTTGACGCAGGCGCGCGTGCGCGAACTCGCCGCCGGGCCGGGAGCCGTCATCCTGTGCGGCCGCTTCGAAGGCGTCGACCAGCGAGTGATCGACGCGCGGGAATTGGAGGAAGTCTCGATCGGCGATTTCATCCTCTCAGGCGGCGAGCCTGCAGCACTTGTGCTGCTCGACGCGGTGGTGCGGCTGTTGCCCGGGGTCATGGGCAATGCGGTGTCGGGCGAAGAAGAGAGTTTTGAAAACGGCCTGCTCGAACACCCGCATTACACGCGGCCGCAGGAATTCGAGGGTCGGGAGATCCCCGAAGTGCTGATTTCGGGCAATCACAAGAAGATCGCCGCTTGGCGGCGGGCGGAGTCCGAGAAACTGACGAAAGAACGCCGGCCGGATCTGTTCGGCGATCAGCCTTTGCTGAAATAG
- a CDS encoding sulfite exporter TauE/SafE family protein: MSVLDATLLFLAGFLSGAANAVAGGGTFITFGAMTLVGVPPIVANATSSVTQFPGYITSTLAYWTDIKHFWRGALLLCLISAAGALAGAFILLALSNPSFRAMVPWLLLAATALFAAGPWLKPAPKPGHEAAVGSLAGSLAQFATAIYGGFFGAGMGVMMLATLGLTQAGDYHRLNALKNMLAVVIAAVAIVVFVSGGVVAWPQAIVMIPGGALGGYAGVWIAKRVPQNVVRGFVIAVGLFLAFYYFSKG; this comes from the coding sequence ATGTCTGTTCTCGACGCCACCCTGCTTTTCCTGGCGGGCTTCCTGTCAGGCGCCGCCAACGCGGTCGCCGGCGGCGGCACCTTCATCACCTTCGGCGCCATGACATTGGTCGGCGTGCCGCCGATCGTCGCCAACGCGACCTCCTCGGTCACGCAATTTCCAGGCTATATCACTTCGACGCTCGCCTATTGGACCGACATCAAGCATTTCTGGCGCGGTGCCCTGCTGCTGTGCCTGATCTCGGCTGCCGGCGCATTGGCCGGCGCCTTCATCCTTCTGGCGCTGTCCAACCCGTCCTTCCGCGCCATGGTGCCGTGGCTGCTGCTGGCGGCGACGGCGCTTTTCGCCGCCGGGCCTTGGCTGAAGCCGGCACCGAAACCAGGGCATGAGGCGGCCGTCGGCTCACTTGCCGGTTCGCTGGCGCAGTTCGCCACCGCCATTTATGGCGGCTTCTTCGGCGCCGGCATGGGCGTGATGATGCTGGCGACGCTCGGCCTGACTCAGGCCGGCGACTACCACCGGCTGAACGCGCTGAAGAACATGCTGGCCGTGGTCATCGCGGCGGTCGCCATCGTCGTCTTCGTCTCGGGCGGCGTCGTCGCCTGGCCGCAGGCGATCGTCATGATCCCCGGCGGGGCGCTCGGCGGCTATGCCGGCGTGTGGATCGCCAAGCGCGTGCCGCAGAACGTGGTGCGCGGCTTCGTCATCGCGGTCGGCCTGTTCCTAGCCTTCTACTATTTCAGCAAAGGCTGA
- the rplS gene encoding 50S ribosomal protein L19 gives MDLIRQLEAEQAAKIEAKRKLPEFQPGDTVRVQVRVTEGTRTRVQAYEGVVIARAGSGFQENFTVRKISYGEGVERVFPVYSPMVEGVEIVRRGKVRRAKLYYLRDRRGKSARISENTGVRARKLNDEERDALNAEKARIEAEKVAAAQALAAETAAKEAAEKKAAAEAEAAAKAAAEATPAE, from the coding sequence ATGGATCTCATCCGTCAGCTCGAGGCCGAACAGGCCGCCAAGATCGAAGCCAAGCGCAAGCTTCCCGAGTTCCAGCCCGGCGACACCGTGCGCGTCCAGGTCCGCGTGACCGAAGGCACCCGCACCCGCGTCCAGGCCTATGAGGGCGTCGTCATCGCCCGCGCAGGTTCCGGTTTCCAGGAAAATTTCACCGTCCGCAAGATCTCCTACGGCGAAGGCGTCGAGCGCGTGTTCCCGGTCTACTCGCCGATGGTCGAGGGCGTCGAGATCGTGCGTCGCGGCAAGGTGCGTCGCGCCAAGCTCTATTACCTGCGCGACCGTCGCGGCAAGTCGGCCCGTATTTCGGAAAACACCGGCGTGCGCGCCCGCAAGCTCAACGATGAAGAGCGCGATGCGCTGAACGCCGAGAAGGCCCGCATCGAGGCCGAGAAGGTCGCCGCTGCCCAGGCGCTGGCCGCCGAGACTGCCGCCAAGGAAGCCGCCGAGAAGAAGGCAGCCGCCGAGGCCGAGGCAGCAGCCAAGGCCGCCGCGGAAGCGACCCCGGCCGAATAA
- a CDS encoding organic hydroperoxide resistance protein, giving the protein MALYTAQAHVTGGRAGHGETSDGLLKVDLAMPKELGGPGGATNPEQLFAVGYAACFESAVRFIARKQKLPLEDAAITSTVSLLPNGEGFKLGVALAVKTKGLDQAAAEALVSEAHNVCPYSNAIKGNIDVALSVRAV; this is encoded by the coding sequence ATGGCACTCTATACGGCACAGGCTCACGTCACCGGCGGCCGCGCCGGCCATGGCGAGACCAGCGACGGCCTGCTCAAGGTCGATCTGGCAATGCCCAAGGAGCTCGGCGGGCCGGGTGGCGCCACCAATCCCGAGCAGCTTTTCGCCGTCGGCTACGCCGCCTGCTTCGAAAGCGCCGTCCGCTTCATCGCGCGTAAGCAGAAGCTGCCGCTCGAGGATGCCGCGATAACCTCTACCGTCAGCCTTCTTCCCAATGGCGAAGGCTTCAAGCTCGGCGTCGCGCTCGCGGTGAAGACGAAAGGCCTTGATCAGGCGGCGGCGGAAGCGCTTGTATCGGAGGCGCATAATGTTTGCCCCTATTCGAATGCCATCAAGGGCAACATCGACGTAGCGCTTTCGGTAAGGGCGGTATGA
- a CDS encoding MarR family winged helix-turn-helix transcriptional regulator: MTGKTTRGASDVPAEAAGTFPVPRLDQQLCFALYSASGLMTKVYRPLLEPLGLTYPQYLVMLALWERTPSTIGELGVALGLDSATLTPLIKRMEAGGLVTRRRDAADERRVLVEPTAKGQALRARMKDVSTALACAVPLEPGDVKALHATLTRLVSSMRGAIADDRPADAEALTPDSV, encoded by the coding sequence ATGACGGGAAAGACCACAAGAGGTGCCAGCGACGTCCCGGCGGAGGCCGCCGGGACGTTTCCCGTGCCGCGGCTCGACCAGCAGCTCTGTTTCGCGCTCTATTCGGCGAGCGGGCTGATGACCAAGGTCTATCGGCCGCTGCTCGAGCCGCTTGGTCTGACCTATCCGCAATATCTGGTGATGCTGGCGCTGTGGGAGCGCACGCCAAGCACGATTGGTGAGCTGGGCGTGGCGCTGGGCCTGGATTCGGCCACGCTGACGCCGCTGATCAAGCGGATGGAAGCAGGCGGTCTCGTCACTCGCCGGCGCGACGCCGCGGACGAGCGCCGCGTGCTGGTGGAACCGACGGCCAAGGGCCAGGCGTTGCGCGCGCGCATGAAGGACGTGTCCACCGCATTGGCTTGCGCCGTGCCGCTGGAGCCGGGCGACGTGAAAGCCTTGCACGCGACACTCACCCGCCTCGTTTCAAGCATGCGCGGCGCCATCGCCGATGACCGGCCGGCGGACGCGGAAGCGTTGACCCCTGACTCGGTGTAG
- a CDS encoding transporter substrate-binding domain-containing protein produces MIKSKLLLAGLLALILTPVAALAQALPDLGGKKVVVVTENAYPPLQFIDAKTGKQIGWEYDAMDEIAKRLNFKVEYQNTSWDAMIQAVSDNQYNIGMTGITIKDDRKQKVDFSDPYMRSEQFMLVRGDESRFTDAKTFGAFKDGLIGAQAGTTPFYTAVYSVLDGNEQNPRIKLFETFGATVQALKSGDVDVVLTDGTAGKGYVDASEGKLKLIGGPLGTEDFGFIFPKGSDLVKPVNAAIAALKADGTFDALNKKWFLDYKMGQ; encoded by the coding sequence ATGATCAAATCGAAACTGCTGCTGGCCGGCCTGCTTGCCCTCATCCTGACGCCCGTTGCCGCCCTCGCGCAGGCGCTGCCCGATCTCGGCGGCAAGAAGGTAGTGGTGGTGACCGAGAACGCCTATCCGCCGCTGCAATTCATCGATGCCAAGACCGGCAAGCAGATCGGCTGGGAATATGACGCGATGGACGAAATCGCCAAGCGGCTCAATTTCAAGGTCGAATACCAGAACACCTCCTGGGATGCGATGATCCAGGCGGTTTCCGACAACCAGTACAACATCGGCATGACCGGCATCACCATCAAGGACGACCGCAAGCAGAAGGTCGATTTCTCCGACCCCTATATGCGCTCGGAACAGTTCATGCTGGTGCGTGGCGATGAGAGCCGCTTCACCGATGCCAAGACCTTCGGCGCCTTCAAGGACGGGCTGATCGGCGCGCAGGCCGGCACCACGCCCTTCTACACCGCCGTCTACAGCGTGCTCGATGGCAACGAGCAGAACCCGCGCATCAAGCTGTTCGAGACCTTCGGCGCCACGGTGCAGGCGTTGAAGTCCGGCGACGTCGACGTGGTGCTGACCGACGGCACCGCCGGCAAGGGCTATGTCGATGCTTCCGAGGGCAAGCTGAAGCTGATCGGCGGCCCGCTCGGCACCGAGGATTTCGGATTCATCTTCCCGAAGGGGTCCGACCTGGTGAAGCCGGTCAACGCAGCGATCGCGGCGCTGAAGGCGGATGGGACCTTCGATGCGCTCAACAAGAAGTGGTTCCTTGACTACAAGATGGGGCAGTGA